The Myroides phaeus DNA segment CCCCGTTTTTTGTAAAAAGAATCAACATTTCATTCCCTTCACCGTCTCTCATTTGAAAGAACTCTTGTCCTTCATTCCATTTGTTGTTATACGAGTAATATCTATATTCCCATTCTGGAGAAAAAATAGCTTCTAATACAGACAGTGCTTTACACAATGTTTGCAATTCTGCTGGTTTAGGTAAATTCATTCTATGAGTAGAAGATAATTCCATAATTGCGCTTTTAGTTTTTCTGTGAACTAAGATAGGGAAATTTGGTCAATAGCTTTTACACAAAAAAAGGCATATAATTAAATATGCCTTTTCGTATCTTATAAAGTAATAATATCAAAATCTTGTTCTAACGGTTGTTGTTTATCAAACAACGCTTTGATTAAATCATCACCGTATTCTTTGTAATAAACGGAGAAGTTTACAATTCTCTCTTGTAAACTGTTGTTTGGAAACAACTCATTTTGCAACATAGCGATGCGTTCCAACTGATCTTTATGACTTCTTTTTTCAGCTTTCATCAATCGCTTTTCAAGGTTGTCCAAGCCTTTCAACTGCTTTTTAGATTGCGCCTGCACAGCACCAATAAATGATTTATCTGTTTTTGCAGCAATTTCTTCTAACGTTTTAAACTGATCAATTAACACTTGGCGTTGTTGGTCAAAGTTGAACTCAATCTCAGAATATGCTTTCGTTTTTACATCCATCAACGGTTGTTGCTTCATAAACATATCGCTCCACGACAAGTTTAATTTATCCATCTTATCCACTTGCTTTTGCGTAGCCAATAATACTGAGTTTCTCAGTAATAACATTGGAAAAGTAATTTGGTGTAGTTCAAATACCTTTTTCAATTCTAACCAATAAGCCAATTCACCACCACCACCGATATAACAAAGGTTAGGCAGAATAATCTCTTGGTATAAAGGTCTAAGAATCACATTAGGACTAAAGCGTTCAGGATGAGCATAAAGTTCAGCCAACAATTCTTCTTTCGTAAATTGAATAGGAGTGTGGTTTACTTTATAGACATCATTTTCAAACACAATTCGCTCGCGCAAATCATCTAAGATGTAAAACAAGTTAATCTCTCTCGGATTTACCTGTATCAAGTAATCATTTAAAATAGGGAAACTCTTTTCAACTTCTTTAATTGCACTTTGGTTTAGCAGTTCTTGCTCCACATAAGGAATAAAAAGTTTCTTTAACTCCACATCATCTCCATCTACGATTACTAAACCATAAGCAGCAAAAAGTTCATTTGCCAAATAGCGAGTAGCATCTGTAAGATTGTTGTGTTTTAAATAAGCCGACTCAAACAAGTCTTTTATTTTTTGCGCATTAGCACCAACACCAACGTGAGCTTTAAACACTTCAAATACTTTATCTAATCCCTCTGTACTCAAACGCCCAACAGGACCTTTGCTTTCTTTGTTCCAACAGATGACTTTTTCGTCAAAAATGAAGTGATTAATCTCTTCAAAATCGTGGTCTTCAGTTGCCATCCAATAGATAGGTACAAAGTTGTTTTGAGGGTATTCTTTTTTCAATTGTTCTGTCAAATTAATAACAGAGATAATTTTATATAAGAAGTATAGTGGCCCTGTAAATAAGTTTAGCTGATGTCCTGTTGTAATGGTAAACGTGTTTTCGTTTGCCAACGACTGAATATTAGCAATAGTTTTATCAGAAGCCGATACGTTAGTATATTGTTGTAATAGCGCCTTAGTAAGCACCTGTCTGTTTGCAACAGGAAAATTGTTTTGTTTCTCAGCTATTTGTTTTCCAAAATTCTCCAAAGTAGGAAAGTTGTTGTACAACGGTTTTAAAGTATCTACCTGATTTAGGTAGTCCACCATTAACTTTGAAAAATAGCCCGAGTTTTGAAACGTGATTTTATCTAAAGGCATAGTTATTATTTTTTGCTAATTTAAAAAAATAAAACGGGGTAGGGTATCCTTTAACGTTGGGTTAATATATTTTATTCCTATTTTGAATAGTAGTATCTTTGCGCCCAAATTTGGAAACACTGTGAATACAACAATTACTTTTATAACCCCTCCTTTTACACAACTTAACACCCCATATCCTGCAACAGCCTATATCAAAGGATTTTTGAATACCCTTGACATATCGGCTTATCAATCGGATTTAGGGATAGAAGTTATATTAACCTTATTTAGTACAGAAGGGTTAAAGCAATTGTTTGACTATATTCACGAACACGCAGAAGAAGTATCTGCTAATACTCATCGTATCTTAGCGTTAGAAGAGGATTATATTGCTACAATCGGTCCTGTTATTGCTTTCTTACAAGGGAAGAATCCTACTTTAGCTCACACTATTGTTCAAGAGGACTTCTTGCCTCGTGCTTCTCGTTTTGAGCAGTTGGAGGAGTTAGAATGGGCGTTTGGAACAATGGGAATTATTGATAAAGCCAAGCATTTAGCAACGCTTTATTTAGAAGATATTTCTGACTTAATTGTAGAAACTGTTGATAGTAATTTCGGTTTTAGTCGTTATGCTGAACGATTAGGTCGTTCTGCTCATTCTTTTGACGAACTATATAATGCGTTACAACAACCGTTGACGTATATCGACGAAATAACAGTTGCCCTATTGTCTAAAATAATCGACAAGTCTAATCCTAAGATTGTCGGGTTTTCAGTGCCTTTCCCAGGAAATTTATACAGTAGTTTTCGCTGTGCACAGTGGATTAAAAAACACCATCCTCACATCAAGATTACTATGGGCGGTGGTTTTCCAAATACAGAACTACGTTCGTTAAAAGACGTAAGGGTATTTGAGTTTTTCGATTTCATTACTTTAGACGATGGTGAGGCTCCTTTGGAGAACTTGATTTTATATGTAGAAGGGAAGATTGCACAAGAGGAATTAAAGCGTACGTTAGTTGCTAAAGACAATGAGGTGGTTTATATCAACAACCCATTGAAACGCGACTATAAACAATCGGAAGTGGGAACACCTGATTATTCAGATTTACCATTGACGGAATATATATCAGTTATTGAAATTGTCAATCCAATGCACCGAATGTGGAGTGATGGGCGATGGAATAAACTAACAATGGCACACGGTTGTTATTGGGGTAAATGTACTTTCTGTGATATTAGTTTAGACTATATCAAGGTGTACGAGCCTATTGCAGCCAAGCAGATTGTTGATAGAATGCAAACGCTGATTGAGCAAACAGGGGAAACAGGTTTTCACTTTGTAGACGAAGCAGCACCACCAGCTTTAATGCGTGAAGTTGCTTTAGAAATCTTGCGTAGAAAGTTAACCGTAACGTGGTGGACAAATATTCGCTTTGAAAAGAGCTTTACGCGTGATTTGTGTTTATTGCTAAAGGCATCAGGTTGTATTGCTGTTTCAGGGGGATTAGAAGTTGCCTCAGACCGTTTGTTGAAATTAATTGACAAAGGAGTAACGGTAGAACAAGTAGCTCGTGTGAATAGAAACTTTACAGAAGCTGGTGTGTTAGTTCACGCGTATTTGATGTATGGTTTTCCAACGCAAACAGCTCAAGAAACGATAGACAGTTTAGAGATGGTACGTCAGCTATTTGAAGCTGGGGTAATGCAGTCTGGTTTCTGGCATCAATTTGCAATGACAGCCCATTCGCCAGTGGGTATGAATCCTGAAAAATACAAAGTAAACAGTCTTTTACAAGAAGAAGGAAGTTTTGCAAATAACGATGTACCACACGAAGAAATGAGTGGTGCTATACACGATAAGTTTTCATTTGGCTTAAAGAAATCGCTGTTTAACTATATGCACGGTATGTGTTTTGACTGGCCATTAAACGAGTGGTTTGACTTCAAAGTACCCCGTACAAGTATTCAGCCAGATTATATATTTAGTTGTTTGAATAACGAGCCGTTGCCTGTGTTTAAACCAAATCAAAAAGTATGTTGGTTGGGAACTTTTCCTTTTGTTGAATATTTCGAGAAAAAGAAGAAGGGTAGAGTATTTGAAATGGCACAGTTGATTTTTTACACTAAGAAAGAAACAGTAACAGTAGATGTTGATAGAGTAGTAGGAGATTGGTTTGTACAGTTTGTTGAACAGCTAAAAGAAAAAGCATCACAAACGATGACATATCAAGAAATGAAGAAGAGTTTTGAGGAGTTTACCAATGAAGACTTTGAACCATTCTGGTATTCAAAACCAGCACAAGCCTTGAGAGATATGGCCTTATTGGTGTTATAAATAGAGATTGAATGATATAAAAAAGCCGCTATATAGCGGCTTTTTCTGTATATCTTTGATTGAGGTCTTTTAAGAATTTAATCTCATTAAAATCATTTACAAAGCCAGATTGTATACCTTTTTCTAAGGCAGTGTCTAATAATTCCCTTTTGCTTTCTGTTTGTTCAAATAATTCCATAGCTGCTTTTACAACTTCATTTACAGAAGAATATTTTCCTCTTTGAATTTGTACATTGATAAAGTTATCAAAATAGTCTCCTAATATTATTTGAGTACTTTTTTCCATATTGAAATTAACTATGTTACAAATGTAATTGTATTGAGAGGAATATCAACTATTTATTTTAATAAATTTAATATAAATAATTGTATATCAGTTGTTTGTTGTGTTATGTTTTCTGACTTCTTGTTCTATCTTTTTTAAAGCAGTTTCTGTTTTGTAAATAAGGAATGCTATATAAAGTGTGAGTACTATAAAATACAAACTCTCGCCAATGTTTATAAAAGGAAATAGATAGGCTAAGACAGTATAAATAGCTGAGGTAGCACCAAAATAAAGCATTAGTTTACCACTATATTTTTGTGCAAACTCCCAATTGCGTTGGTTTTTCATAGCACGATAAGTTTTATAACCTATAAAACCATTTATCGTTTTAATTTGTGGACAAATAAGTCCTAACAGAATAAAAATAACAGATGTTATTATTAAAATAATCATACGTATTTAATTAGCTGTTGTTAATGATTCTAAGGTTACTTCACTCCATTGAATAGTGACAGTTAGATAAATCATTAAAGCAATAATTGCTGTATATAAGATTTTTTCATACAGACGAAATGGGTCAGTCGTGTGTTTGAATCTACTGTAAATTCCGCCTCCTATTATTATAATAACTGGAATATAGATAAGAGCGATTAATCCAATAATACCATTATTTAGAATAAAGGAAAGTGCCCCTCCTAACAAAATAAGCAGAGCAGAAATTCTTAGCAGTTTATTGATAAATGGAACAATTTTATGGATATCATACTTTGCTTTTCGCTCATCTGATAACGTATTATAACCAGATAATAATCCGTCGGCATTATCAACAGTTAAAATGAAGCTAAGTGCAAATAATATTGCTGCGGTAACTATAAACGGAATCATCTATTTACTGTTTAATAAAGTTAGCAATAAGTGGTACAATTTCTTTGTGTAACGGTAGCAATGGTTTGCTGTAAGTAGCTAAGTTTTCTTCGTCTTTTTCTACTGTTTTCAATACGTGATTCATCCCTTTTATGGTTGTTAAAGTTGCTGTTGGTAACGCTTTTTTAAGGAGTTCTCCTTGTTCAGTAACCACTTGCAAATCTTTATCTCCTTGAACAATAAGTACGGGTACATTTACTTTTTTAATTTCTTCTGTCGGATTGTATTTCATCCACGAAATTAAATACGCTTGATTGCCTGGATTATACAATCCTTGTAGCATTGGCGGAATATCAGTAGCGGGTTTACCACTTTTCAGTTGTGCGTGAATCGCTTTAATCTGTGTTTCAAAAAAAGGCATTTGTTTTATCAATTGCCAATCCATTATTTGGTCTATCGACTCTCCCGCACCTTGTAGAGAAACAAAATGTGTTACTTCTTTATTTTGAATAGTAGCCAGATTTGCCATCAACGCACCTTCACTATGTCCGATTAAAGTGATAGAAGGGTATTGATTTTTAAAATGAGCAATGATGAGGTTCACGTCTTTTACATTTTCGTCAAAGTCGTGTGTATAGTCTTTAATGGTATTGTTCTTCAATTTAGTGATAATGCGTTTGTCAAAAGTAAAGACATTAATGCCCTCTTGTTGTAACCCCTCAGCTAATAGTTTGTAGGAATTAGCATTCAAAGAAGGGAGGCTATTTCCATTTCGATCAGTAGGTCCAGAACCAGCAATGATAATAGCTAACTGCTTGCTTTCTGATTTTGCTTTGTATAAATCGCCTTGTAATTCTGCATCAATATCGATGGTTTGTGTTTGGGCAAAAGCAGGAGCAATTGCTAAACACAAGATAAGTGTGTGTAGTAGTTTTTTCATAGTTGGTTAGGTTAGTTGCCACCAATAGGTTAGCTATTAGTAGTTTTTAAAAATAAACAATAATAAACTAACTGGCAATAAGAAAACAAAAAGCCCATAATGAAGATTACAGGCTTTTCTCGTTTGTAAATAAAAAGTAGGTTACTTTATCGCAACAAGCATACTTAGGTTGTATGCTTTAGAGTTGAGTAACAATTTTACACCTTTGGCATCAGTATCATAAAATCGTATTTCAACAACTATAAAAGTTAATACATTATCCATAGGGCAAATGTTGTGCCACACGTGTTCTTCTACAAGGTTATTTTCAGGATTAAAATCAATAATTTCTTCATATTGAATGGGGTGTATAGAAAAGGCATTCGGCAATAAAAACCAAGTGCTAATGTGTAACGAAGCTTACTTGTAATCTTTCGGAATAAAAAACAAAAGCAGATGATAAGAAGATTATCTTATCACTATCTCATACGGTATTAAGTCGTAATTACCTCGTAATTAAGTCGTAATTCGTTCGCGAAAAAGGCCTTTAGGTGAGGTAATTACGACTTATTTACGGCTTATTTACGACTAAATGTCATTTAAAACCCTTTCAATCCCTTTATAGATAAGGGTTTAGAGAGAATTGAGTACAAAAGTGGGACGGAGTTTATAGTGCATATGATGTCATTTGATAGCAAATGATAGCAAATGATGTCAAAATAACCGCTTTGTCAATTTCTTTGTTTGGGCAATTTCTACTTTTGCATTAGATATAACAGACATTTGTTCTGCTTATTACCCCAATACAAGCTTGCTAAGTTCTTTGATATCCTTGTAAAACATAAATATCCGTTTGTTATAACTTAACTACTGCTTGAATTATAGTCGTAACTTATTCGAGACTGACACCACACAAATTCGAGAGATGTTCGGAAAACACCCCCTGTTTCCGAGCGAATGTGGGCGTTGTGTCGAACTTGTCTCGAACATGGTGTAAACAAAACTCGCGTAAGCCTTGTGTTTACTGTGATACCCCAAACAGCATTTGTACACTAAACAACTATAATTAAGGGGAAAACAACAAGTAGTTTGTTGTCATAAAGGCGAGAGCACAAAAACCAAAATAGGTTTATACCTTACATCTTGTTGGCATTATTGCCAGTTGAAACAATCAGATATAGGCATAAAAAAACACAGCCATCCTAAGATAGCTGTGTTGTATAAATTCAATTGAATTATTCGTTTATTTTCTACCAATAAGTAGCAGTTGAAAATAATTCATTTGCTGGATATAAATTAGTAGGGTCTATTTTTTTAGATAAGATAGGATCTACACTGATGTCTGCTTTTTTAATTTTAACTTCCATATCGTAGATTTTCTCATTAGACTCTTGCTTATAAATAGTCACTTTCAGTTTGTTTTTCTTCAAATCAAGAACCGTAAAGTTATCTTTTGCTTCTTCAGCATAAGCGTAACTGTCAGTAGCATAATTCAAATCTTGTACTGCTACAGTTCCTTCTTGTAAGATTCCCTCTTTAAAAGTGGCTTTGTATTTTACTTTACCCTTTTCAAAGTATTGGCATAAACCATCAAGGTTATTTTCTTTTAGCGTGTATTTGTAAACAGTATTTCCTTCTGCATCAGCAATAGTACGGTTAAGCGTTTCTGTACTAACATACGTATCAGTTGCTAAAACTACACCTGTTGTTGGATCATTGTAGATAGTCTCTTTTAATTCTCCATTACTATAAGTATTTGTTGTAACCGCATTCCACGTTTGCTCAGTTAAGACTCCTTGGTAAGGCATACCTTCACTATATTGTACACGTGAAACTTCATTACCTTCGTCGTCATAAGAGAAGTACATTCCGTGTAATAAATCGTCTTTGTATTCTCCTGAAGATTGAAGTTCTCCTTGAAGAAACTCTTCAATTTTCACTTTCTCTCCGTTTTCGTAATATGTTTTACTTGCAATAGTGTTTCCTTCGTTTTCAGAATCGTAGCTATAATAGTAAACGCTTTCTACACCAACTTTTTGTCCGTTTTTATAAACAGTTTCAGTCATTGTATATTCGTCAATTAC contains these protein-coding regions:
- the bshC gene encoding bacillithiol biosynthesis cysteine-adding enzyme BshC — protein: MPLDKITFQNSGYFSKLMVDYLNQVDTLKPLYNNFPTLENFGKQIAEKQNNFPVANRQVLTKALLQQYTNVSASDKTIANIQSLANENTFTITTGHQLNLFTGPLYFLYKIISVINLTEQLKKEYPQNNFVPIYWMATEDHDFEEINHFIFDEKVICWNKESKGPVGRLSTEGLDKVFEVFKAHVGVGANAQKIKDLFESAYLKHNNLTDATRYLANELFAAYGLVIVDGDDVELKKLFIPYVEQELLNQSAIKEVEKSFPILNDYLIQVNPREINLFYILDDLRERIVFENDVYKVNHTPIQFTKEELLAELYAHPERFSPNVILRPLYQEIILPNLCYIGGGGELAYWLELKKVFELHQITFPMLLLRNSVLLATQKQVDKMDKLNLSWSDMFMKQQPLMDVKTKAYSEIEFNFDQQRQVLIDQFKTLEEIAAKTDKSFIGAVQAQSKKQLKGLDNLEKRLMKAEKRSHKDQLERIAMLQNELFPNNSLQERIVNFSVYYKEYGDDLIKALFDKQQPLEQDFDIITL
- a CDS encoding B12-binding domain-containing radical SAM protein — its product is MNTTITFITPPFTQLNTPYPATAYIKGFLNTLDISAYQSDLGIEVILTLFSTEGLKQLFDYIHEHAEEVSANTHRILALEEDYIATIGPVIAFLQGKNPTLAHTIVQEDFLPRASRFEQLEELEWAFGTMGIIDKAKHLATLYLEDISDLIVETVDSNFGFSRYAERLGRSAHSFDELYNALQQPLTYIDEITVALLSKIIDKSNPKIVGFSVPFPGNLYSSFRCAQWIKKHHPHIKITMGGGFPNTELRSLKDVRVFEFFDFITLDDGEAPLENLILYVEGKIAQEELKRTLVAKDNEVVYINNPLKRDYKQSEVGTPDYSDLPLTEYISVIEIVNPMHRMWSDGRWNKLTMAHGCYWGKCTFCDISLDYIKVYEPIAAKQIVDRMQTLIEQTGETGFHFVDEAAPPALMREVALEILRRKLTVTWWTNIRFEKSFTRDLCLLLKASGCIAVSGGLEVASDRLLKLIDKGVTVEQVARVNRNFTEAGVLVHAYLMYGFPTQTAQETIDSLEMVRQLFEAGVMQSGFWHQFAMTAHSPVGMNPEKYKVNSLLQEEGSFANNDVPHEEMSGAIHDKFSFGLKKSLFNYMHGMCFDWPLNEWFDFKVPRTSIQPDYIFSCLNNEPLPVFKPNQKVCWLGTFPFVEYFEKKKKGRVFEMAQLIFYTKKETVTVDVDRVVGDWFVQFVEQLKEKASQTMTYQEMKKSFEEFTNEDFEPFWYSKPAQALRDMALLVL
- a CDS encoding type II toxin-antitoxin system ParD family antitoxin; amino-acid sequence: MEKSTQIILGDYFDNFINVQIQRGKYSSVNEVVKAAMELFEQTESKRELLDTALEKGIQSGFVNDFNEIKFLKDLNQRYTEKAAI
- a CDS encoding SdpI family protein, translating into MIILIITSVIFILLGLICPQIKTINGFIGYKTYRAMKNQRNWEFAQKYSGKLMLYFGATSAIYTVLAYLFPFINIGESLYFIVLTLYIAFLIYKTETALKKIEQEVRKHNTTNN
- a CDS encoding DUF3784 domain-containing protein, with amino-acid sequence MIPFIVTAAILFALSFILTVDNADGLLSGYNTLSDERKAKYDIHKIVPFINKLLRISALLILLGGALSFILNNGIIGLIALIYIPVIIIIGGGIYSRFKHTTDPFRLYEKILYTAIIALMIYLTVTIQWSEVTLESLTTAN
- a CDS encoding alpha/beta hydrolase, which translates into the protein MKKLLHTLILCLAIAPAFAQTQTIDIDAELQGDLYKAKSESKQLAIIIAGSGPTDRNGNSLPSLNANSYKLLAEGLQQEGINVFTFDKRIITKLKNNTIKDYTHDFDENVKDVNLIIAHFKNQYPSITLIGHSEGALMANLATIQNKEVTHFVSLQGAGESIDQIMDWQLIKQMPFFETQIKAIHAQLKSGKPATDIPPMLQGLYNPGNQAYLISWMKYNPTEEIKKVNVPVLIVQGDKDLQVVTEQGELLKKALPTATLTTIKGMNHVLKTVEKDEENLATYSKPLLPLHKEIVPLIANFIKQ